A DNA window from Aspergillus nidulans FGSC A4 chromosome I contains the following coding sequences:
- a CDS encoding amidohydrolase (transcript_id=CADANIAT00006769): MRTLYHNASVFSRTEYDSKDADTCLLVEDESIIYVGSEQDAPASDKQVNLAGRRVLPGFIDGHMHLLLFGSSLSKISLAGCTSLSEIQSTIRDAATSRSPTTYPRLFCSGWMHSMTDGQALASDLDDLDPHGRPIFIDAKDLHSAWCNTAALTDLGIDKSTPTPAGGDIARDNDGNPTGLLSESAAVTIVWPHVARVATTNEKKEYVKDAIRAYNAAGYTGMVEMATDENIFETARQLREQEPESFSIRLAMHWLITPAASEEEVLAQVDRAIELHEKYNKETSSDFRIAGIKVICDGVVDACTAALLEPYTAGLSNTASTASPAPLWEEGILRKVVQRADGARLQVALHAIGDAAVALAINTLETVEPRPGSQSRRHRIEHLELTSPSDASRLASLGITASIQPVHADPAILRAWPRLLGPERVRRAFAYREFAEAGANVAIGTDAPTAPHSALRNLYTATTRRSAREPECQETVNEGFKLSLVQAISAATRNAAYSCFADDVTGALEVGKKADFVVLDMQWNENKLLEARVVKTYFQGRCVFAESES; the protein is encoded by the exons ATGAGGACCCTTTATCACAACGCCTCTGTCTTCTCTCGCACTGAATACGATAGCAAGGATGCAGATACTTGTCTCCTTGTCGAAGATGAAAGCATTATTTATGTAGGCTCCGAACAGGATGCCCCTGCATCCGATAAGCAGGTCAACCTAGCCGGCCGACGAGTCCTGCCTGGGTTTATTGATGG ACATAtgcacctcctcctctttgGCTCTTCGCTGTCAAAAATCAGCCTGGCAGGTTGTACATCCCTCTCAGAGATCCAATCAACCATCCGCGATGCAGCAACCTCCCGATCTCCCACCACATACCCgcgcctcttctgcagcgGGTGGATGCACTCCATGACGGACGGACAAGCTCTAGCCAGCGACCTCGACGATCTCGACCCCCACGGCCGGCCGATATTCATCGACGCCAAAGACCTGCATTCAGCGTGGTGCAACACTGCAGCCCTAACGGACCTAGGAATTGACAAATCCACACCTACACCTGCTGGCGGAGACATCGCACGCGATAATGACGGTAACCCCACCGGGCTACTCAGTGAGTCTGCCGCTGTAACGATCGTCTGGCCGCACGTTGCGCGGGTCGCGACGACGAACGAGAAAAAGGAATACGTGAAGGATGCGATTCGCGCGTATAATGCAGCAGGGTACACGGGAATGGTGGAAATGGCAACAGATGAGAATATCTTCGAGACCGCGCGGCAGTTGCGAGAACAGGAGCCGGAGTCATTTTCAATTAGGCTGGCTATGCATTGGCTTATTACGCCCGCTGCtagcgaggaagaagtgCTAGCGCAGGTCGATCGAGCAATTGAATTGCATGAGAAGTACAACAAAGAGACGAGCTCAGATTTCCGGATTGCAGGGATCAAAGTCATCTGtgatggtgttgttgatgccTGTACCGCGGCGCTGTTAGAGCCATATACGGCTGGTTTATCAAACACTGCCTCGACAGCTTCACCGGCACCCCTCTGGGAAGAAGGTATCCTCCGCAAAGTCGTCCAGCGCGCCGACGGCGCCCGTCTCCAAGTTGCCTTGCACGCGATTGGAGACGCTGCAGTTGCACTCGCCATCAACACGCTTGAAACCGTAGAGCCGCGACCAGGCTCACAATCCCGCCGGCACCGCATCGAACATCTCGAACTTACTTCTCCATCTGATGCATCTCGTCTTGCCTCCCTCGGTATAACTGCCAGCATTCAGCCCGTACACGCCGATCCCGCAATTCTCCGGGCATGGCCGCGTCTTTTAGGCCCCGAGCGTGTGCGCCGTGCATTTGCGTATCGCGAATTCGCCGAAGCTGGCGCAAATGTTGCCATTGGGACGGATGCACCGACAGCGCCGCATTCTGCGCTGAGAAATCTGTATACGGCTACCACGAGAAGATCAGCGAGGGAGCCAGAGTGCCAGGAAACGGTTAATGAGGGGTTTAAGTTGAGTTTGGTGCAGGCTATCAGTGCGGCGACCAGGAATGCGGCGTATAGTTGTTTTGCGGACGATGTGACCGGGGCGCTGGAGGtggggaagaaggcggattTTGTGGTACTTGATATGCAGTGGAACGAAAACAAATTGTTGGAAGCGAGGGTTGTAAAGACTTATTTTCAGGGAAGGTGTGTTTTTGCAGAGTCTGAGTCCTAA
- a CDS encoding putative RING finger domain protein (transcript_id=CADANIAT00006770), with protein MDTGDRVLCHACGQIEIPPDTDPEPSPSPSPSHPHPDPPESFPGQRSPTPSSSNPFADHNPWAHTDDIDDGHGWSNVVGYQYTHRTFQSPGGNIHFSYHAHSLPPRRGQAATRGAVDDPTDPIQPAFHGFNSFFQSLTELNRQRAARAQGPGSPGSPGRPQPRRSFFDEIYGPDNGPHSSRGPFDDGAGGLFPRDADRPQPMGSPLRSLGDILELFHTNLNNLQAGQLGETDRPGRPNVRVVTGGTPIRALLEVLMDISRNGDAVYSQEELDRVISELVEQNGNRTAAPPAAQDVIRALPKKRADAEMLGGEGTECSICMDAVKVGDEVTVLPCTHWFHPQCIELWLNQHNSCPHCRRGVDPTAADANATNTMPSGTEGTDAQARHSPSSSSNNRPPTASAEEEGSGSRPRTTSRSESTSSNSGGWTGWVRSRLGGGGS; from the exons ATGGATACGGGTGATCGTGTTCTCTGCCACGCCTGCGGCCAG ATTGAAATCCCTCCCGATACAGACCCTGagccctcgccctcgccctcgccctcacACCCACATCCGGATCCCCCCGAGTCCTTTCCAGGCCAGCGTTCGCCGACGCCGTCTTCATCGAATCCCTTTGCAGACCACAACCCTTGGGCACACAcggatgatattgatgacgGTCACGGATGGAGCAACGTTGTTGGCTATCAGTACACCCATCGCACTTTTCAATCTCCCGGCGGCAACATTCATTTCTCTTATCATGCACACAGCTTGCCACCCCGCAGAGGACAGGCTGCGACCAGAGGAGCGGTCGATGATCCCACCGATCCCATACAACCCGCTTTTCACGGTTTCAATTCGTTCTTTCAGAGTCTCACTGAGCTTAATCGGCAGCGTGCTGCGCGCGCACAAGGGCCAGGGTCACCTGGTTCACCAGGCCGCCCGCAGCCGCGAAGAAGCTTTTTCGATGAGATATATGGGCCTGATAACGGCCCCCATTCCTCTCGTGGCCCTTTCGACGACGGTGCTGGAGGTTTGTTTCCTCGTGATGCGGATAGACCTCAGCCCATGGGATCACCTCTACGGAGTTTGGGAGA TATCCTTGAGCTATTCcacaccaatctcaataatcTACAAGCTGGTCAGCTTGGAGAAACGGACAGACCTGGACGACCGAATGTGCGTGTCGTGACAGGAGGGACTCCAATCAGGGCACTTCTTGAGGTTCTCATGGACATCAGCCGTAATGGGGATGCTGTGTACTCACAGGAAGAGCTAGACCGGGTAATATCCGAACTGGTAGAGCAGAATGGGAACCGCACTGCGGCTCCCCCGGCTGCTCAAGACGTCATCCGTGCTCTTCCCAAGAAGCGGGCCGACGCGGAGATGCTCGGAGGCGAAGGAACCGAGTGTTCGATTTGTATGGACGCTGTCAAAGTGGGCGACGAGGTCACCGTGCTTCCTTGCACACACTGGTTCCATCCGCAGTGTATTGAGTTGTGGTTGAACCAACATAACTCTTGTCCGCACTGTCGACGCGGGGTTGATCCGACGGCAGCGGACGCGAATGCGACAAACACGATGCC ATCAGGAACTGAAGGGACTGACGCCCAGGCTAGACAttcgccctcgtcctcgtccaaCAATCGACCTCCAACTGcctctgctgaagaagaagggtctGGATCTCGTCCGCGGACAACCAGTCGTAGCGAAAGTACAAGTTCGAATTCCGGAGGATGGACTGGTTGGGTTCGCAGTCGGCTTGGGGGAGGTGGAAGTTGA
- a CDS encoding protein fis1 (transcript_id=CADANIAT00006771) — protein sequence MTSSNLPYAADAESPLKPAELQVLRAQYEKEGDYVGVQTKFNYAWGLIKSNFRADQQEGVRLLSEIFRAHPERRRECLFYLALGNYKLGNYGEARRYNDLLIDKEPGNLQAASLRTLIDDRVSREGMVGIAIVGGLALAAGVVGGLLFRGQRR from the exons AtgacttcttcaaatctccCTT ATGCCGCAGATGCTGAAAG CCCGTTGAAGCCAGCAGAGCTTCAAGTCCTTCGCGCCCAGTATGAAAAAGAAGGCGACTACGTTGGTGTTCAGACTAAGTTCAACTATGCCTGG GGCCTGATCAAATCGAATTTCCGAGCTGACCAGCAAGAGGGCGTTCGTCTCCTGTCTGAGATTTTCCGCGCCCATCCCGAGCGACGCCGCGAATGTCTCTTCTACCTGGCGCTGGGTAACTACAAACTAGGCAACTATGGGGAGGCCCGCCGCTACAACGATCTTCTTATCGACAAGGAGCCGGGAAATCTACAGGCGGCAAGTCTGCGGACTCTGATTGATGATAGAGTATCGCGTGAAGGGATGGTTGGCATTGCTATCGTTGGTGGGCTGGCTCTCGCGGCGGGAGTAGTCGGAGGTTTGCTCTTCCGTGGACAGCGGCGATAA
- a CDS encoding protein spc24 (transcript_id=CADANIAT00006772), translating into MLLDENPSTLIHHTIGNFNIAPDKQAVSRINDSLATLQQSRELRMREAESSLRKLSRHLQSLSTQHEEAVAAHDASKHAAAMVELDTKKFRIAKAASELEIESERLEGELEMLKERLADLEAQGLEGDEATRREREADDAILLRLKIYRALGIDIEPDEAGNFTKAVIRNSRKGDVHVVNLDPKFSRFFYANYFWSTMQG; encoded by the exons ATGTTGCTCGACGAGAATCCGTCTACG CTCATTCACCACACAATCGGCAACTTCAACATCGCCCCGGACAAACAAGCCGTCTCCCGCATCAATGATTCGCTCGCGACCCTCCAGCAATCgcgcgagctgcgcatgcGCGAAGCTGAAtcctccctccgcaagcTCTCACGCCATCTCCAGTCCCTAAGCACACAACATGAGGAGGCCGTCGCCGCTCACGACGCAAGCAAACATGCCGCCGCCATGGTCGAGCTCGACACGAAGAAATTTCGCATCGCCAAGGCCGCGTCGGAACTGGAGATCGAGAGTGAGCGTCTTGAAGGTGAGCTGGAgatgttgaaggagaggctGGCAGATCTAGAGGCGCAGGGCCTCGAGGGCGATGAGGCAACgcggagggagagggaggctgATGATGCTATCTT GCTACGTTTGAAGATTTACCGGGCTTTGGGCATCGATATCGAGCCTGATGAAGCGGGCAACTTCACCAAGGCTGTTATCCGTAACAGCCGCAAGGGAGATGTGCACGTTGTCAACCTGGATCCGAAGTTCTCGCGCTTTTTCTACGCCAACTACTTCTGGTCAACTATGCAGGGTTGA
- a CDS encoding protein srb7 (transcript_id=CADANIAT00006773), with product MADILTQLQTCLDQLATQFYATIGYLTTYHDNSPAIPPDNPTSAPALAKIQKNSTNPPIPAGAAAILNASQGSPSGAATGAVTPGPPAPNASAGSGAGEAGAARQEEGLPPRPDSPRTFTARQRELARDLVIKEQQIEYLISVLPGIGSSEAEQERRIRKLEEELRAVEEEREKRVRELRVLRRRVEEVLGAVEGGIYGGSSY from the exons ATGGCCGACATCCTCACCCAGCTACAAACATGCCTTGACCAG CTTGCAACACAATTCTACGCCACAATCGGTTACTTAACAACCTACCACGACAATTCCCCAGCAATACCGCCGGACAACCCTACGTCCGCACCCGCCCTCGCCAAGATCCAGAAAAACTCGACAAACCCGCCTATCCCCGCCGGTGCAGCCGCAATACTCAACGCATCACAAGGTTCTCCATCCGGCGCCGCAACAGGCGCAGTGACGCCCGGCCCGCCAGCACCTAATGCAAGTGCTGGATCTGGAGCCGgcgaagcaggagcagcacgacaagaagaagggctcCCCCCTCGTCCGGACTCACCGCGAACATTCACGGCGCGACAGCGAGAATTGGCGCGTGATTTGGTCATCAAGGAGCAGCAAATTGAGTATTTGATTTCTGTATTGCCCGGAATTGGGTCATCCGAGGCGGAGCAGGAACGGCGGATAaggaagttggaggaggagttgagggcggtggaggaggaaagagagaaaagggtTAGGGAGTTGAGagtgctgaggaggagggtagAAGAGGTTTTGGGGGCCGTAGAGGGGGGTATCTATGGGGGGAGCTCATACTAG
- a CDS encoding uncharacterized protein (transcript_id=CADANIAT00006774) yields the protein MLLNPRAYKKQLQKNGKDPDILSCLSGLQQDHCTGPDSQNAPHTLHSSYRRSPTPPEDPEGSDSEGLLATTVGQQGTNSQQRDIAPSMTPQGTAVADRLLSPQRPSSHRASRSRAQYPSSAGSTNTSTSPQSSTHVTPEIDVQFTNTSGVDDCDGKRSARFVELSNDADLRPGSLIENMYGVERRAGNPYKRVKTEQEKIEKAKRGFTVGNSELGEYMRKDDGGTGISTAITPDIVDLTIDASGSNDDDDLQVTGSNNLSVQRVCYGKLENATIQASLIPMPAPQTILGDIAHWPSMKLGVHRQAGQTNNRIEVSDPNGKVFGVVDSRTAAVIVPLLDSPALKVEIAARLDVRKKLPNEVPWTPCSSIFRASINLYGLRQDAEKVGNYLGQNNVWLATPFSVEQGVPVFNPHAERRRLQPSYAPTGSQRNRSGVNYEVRSAEEVTDAVMKMFDQLQSADNLPEMDPPAVVTTPLLRHQKQALWFMTEKEAPRKFGPKEEDNNSLWREEYSANGTKKYREVISGIVLDQEPPQSLGGLLADMMGLGKTLSILSLVISSLAQAQEWARMIPQPGLVKSRPGIRNTKTTLLVAPLSTVNNWVSQVKEHLRDGALTSYVFHGSSRTTSVDELSKYDLVITTYSIVLSELSGRGSRRAGSSPLTKMNMFRIVLDEAHTIREQSAAQTQAIFRLNAQRRWSVTGTPIQNRLDDLLSVTKFLGIYPYDDRSRFNMHILSRFKTGDATVLASLRVLVDSFTLRRVKDKIDLPARHDKIVMLEFSESEAQLHEFFRKESNVMMRVIAGEDKSKMKGRMYHHILKAMMILRQISAHGKELLDSDERARIKGLSVHDAIDLEEGPSADAVATDKKAYEMFTLMQESSADMCAICSKRLEEPNPDANGSSVPGKVDIIAFILPCFDVLCPECFSGRKQVFNNRVGDQDSFDVKCDVCEGWISASYSAITAAGLQDYLMEQAREKQTRKQAKVLGEYEGPHTKTKALLSHLLATAEESAKLPEGEAPIKSVVFSAWTSHLDLIEIALRDQGLTGYTRLDGTMSLPARNKALDNFRDDNNTTILLATIGAGGVGLNLTAASHVYIMEPQYNPAAVAQAIDRVHRLGQTREVTTVQFIMKDSIEEKIAELAKKKQQLADMSLNRGKLDKAEVQEQRMREYRSLFK from the exons ATGCTCCTCAACCCCAGGGCCTACAAGAAGCAATTACAAAAGAATGGTAAGGACCCAGATATCCTTTCGTGCTTGTCAGGGTTGCAACAAGATCACTGCACTGGCCCCGATTCCCAAAATGCACCCCATACTCTCCACTCGTCGTACAGACGATCCCCCACCCCTCCCGAGGATCCTGAAGGCTCCGATTCAGAAGGCTTACTTGCCACCACAGTAGGCCAGCAGGGAACAAATAGCCAGCAGCGCGATATCGCCCCATCTATGACACCGCAAGGCACGGCCGTCGCAGACCGTCTACTTAGCCCGCAGCGTCCGTCCTCCCATCGTGCAAGCCGATCGCGGGCGCAGTATCCTTCATCGGCTGGGTCGACGAATACAAGCACATCCCCTCAATCCTCGACGCACGTCACCCCGGAAATCGATGTGCAGTTTACAAATACCTCTGGCGTGGACGATTGCGACGGGAAACGGAGCGCGCGTTTCGTTGAACTCAGCAACGATGCCGACTTGAGGCCTGGAAGCCTAATCGAAAATATGTATGGGGTAGAACGCCGAGCGGGTAATCCGTACAAGCGAGTGAAAACAGAGCAAGAGAAAATTGAGAAAGCGAAAAGAGGATTTACTGTGGGGAACAGCGAACTTGGAGAATATATGAGGAAGGATGACGGAGGGACTGGGATTTCCACTGCGATTACTCCAGATATTGTTGATCTGACCATTG ATGCATCGGGAAGcaacgatgatgacgaccttCAAGTGACGGGCTCCAATAACCTCAGCGTACAGAGAGTATGTTATGGAAAGTTGGAAAATGCCACAATTCAGGCGTCTTTGATTCCTATGCCAGCGCCGCAAACAATCCTTGGGGACATAGCGCACTGGCCCTCGATGAAGCTTGGAGTTCATCGGCAAGCGGGCCAAACCAACAACCGCATTGAGGTCTCCGATCCGAACGGGAAAGTCTTCGGTGTCGTCGATTCCAGAACCGCCGCGGTGATAGTTCCCCTCCTggattctccagctcttaAGGTTGAGATTGCGGCGCGTCTGGATGTGCGAAAGAAACTACCAAACGAAGTGCCGTGGACCCCTTGCTCGTCTATTTTCCGAGCTTCGATAAATCTTTACGGCCTCCGTCAAGATGCGGAAAAGGTGGGCAACTACCTTGGCCAGAATAATGTCTGGCTTGCCACCCCGTTCTCTGTTGAACAAGGAGTTCCTGTCTTTAATCCTCATGCCGAGAGAAGGCGCTTGCAACCGTCATATGCGCCGACAGGGTCACAACGAAACCGGTCGGGCGTGAACTATGAAGTAAGGTCCGCTGAAGAAGTGACCGATGCAGTTATGAAAATGTTCGATCAGCTCCAAAGTGCAGACAACCTCCCTGAAATGGACCCCCCGGCGGTTGTTACCACACCACTTCTTCGCCATCAGAAGCAAGCATTGTGGTTCATGACGGAGAAAGAGGCCCCTCGGAAATTCGGGCCCAAAGAGGAGGACAACAACTCCCTCTGGAGGGAAGAGTATAGCGCCAATGGAACTAAGAAGTACCGTGAAGTCATTAGCGGCATCGTTCTTGACCAGGAGCCACCGCAAAGTCTGGGCGGGCTGTTGGCCGATATGATGGGTCTGGGAAAGACTCTAAGCATTCTGTCTCTGGTGATCTCCTCGCTCGCGCAGGCCCAGGAATGGGCGCGCATGATTCCACAACCGGGACTGGTGAAGAGCCGGCCTGGGATTCGAAACACTAAGACCACTCTTCTTGTGGCACCCCTCAGCACCGTTAACAATTGGGTTTCGCAAGTCAAAGAACATCTGCGAGATGGCGCACTTACGTCGTATGTTTTCCATGGTTCATCTCGAACTACGAGCGTGGATGAATTGTCTAAATATGATTTGGTGATCACGACGTATAGTATCGTTCTAAGTGAGCTTTCTGGCCGCGGCTCGAGGCGAGCAGGGTCAAGCCCGCTGACCAAAATGAACATGTTTCGCATTGTTTTAGATGAGGCCCATACGATTCGGGAGCAAAGCGCGGCCCAAACGCAGGCAATTTTTCGGTTGAATGCGCAGCGTCGTTGGTCAGTAACTGGCACGCCAATTCAGAACCGGTTAGATGATTTGCTTTCGGTCACCAAATTCCTAGGAATCTATCCGTATGATGATAGGAGTCGATTCAATATGCATATTCTAAGCCGGTTCAAGACAGGCGATGCAACTGTTCTCGCAAGTCTGCGCGTCTTGGTAGACTCATTTACGCTCCGCCGAGTCAAGGATAAGATCGATCTGCCAGCGCGACACGACAAGATTGTGATGCTTGAATTCAGTGAGTCAGAGGCACAGCTGCACGAGTTCTTCCGCAAGGAATCAAACGTGATGATGCGGGTGATTGCAGGAGAAGATAAGAGCAAAATGAAGGGTCGCATGTACCACCACATTTTGAAGGCCATGATGATTCTCCGTCAGATTAGCGCACACGGcaaggagcttctggatAGTGATGAACGAGCGCGGATTAAGGGCTTAAGCGTGCACGATGCCATcgaccttgaagagggaCCTAGCGCTGACGCTGTCGCTACTGACAAGAAGGCGTACGAAATGTTCACCCTAATGCAAGAATCATCAGCCGATATGTGTGCCATCTGCAGCAAACGTTTGGAGGAGCCAAATCCAGACGCAAACGGTTCATCCGTTCCTGGAAAAGTTGACATTATCGCCTTCATACTGCCTTGTTTTGATGTTCTCTGTCCAGAATGCTTCTCCGGTAGGAAGCAGGTGTTCAACAACAGAGTCGGAGACCAGGATTCTTTCGACGTCAAATGTGATGTTTGCGAAGGCTGGATTTCAGCATCGTACTCGGCGATCACGGCCGCCGGTCTACAGGATTACTTGATGGAACAAGCGCGAGAAAAACAAACTCGAAAGCAAGCCAAAGTCTTAGGCGAGTACGAAGGTCCGCACACTAAAACCAAAGCACTATTATCGCATCTCCTCGCGACGGCAGAAGAGAGCGCAAAGCTGCCCGAGGGCGAAGCCCCAATTAAGAGCGTTGTCTTTTCTGCCTGGACCTCTCATCTCGACCTAATTGAAATTGCGCTCCGAGACCAGGGATTAACGGGATACACCCGGCTCGACGGAACAATGAGCTTACCAGCGCGCAACAAAGCGCTCGATAACTTCCGCGATGACAATAATACCACTATTCTCCTCGCGACTATCGGAGCTGGAGGGGTGGGCCTCAACCTCACCGCCGCGTCGCACGTTTACATCATGGAGCCGCAATATAACCCGGCGGCCGTGGCGCAGGCAATCGACCGCGTGCACCGGCTCGGACAGACGCGCGAGGTCACGACTGTGCAATTTATCATGAAGGACAGCATTGAGGAGAAGATCGCcgagctggcgaagaagaagcagcaattGGCTGATATGAGTCTGAATCGGGGAAAGCTGGATAAGGCcgaggttcaggaacagcgaATGAGGGAATACCGCAGTTTGTTCAAATGA
- a CDS encoding 1-phosphatidylinositol 4-kinase LSB6 (transcript_id=CADANIAT00006775), which yields MPKNNRPATSGYARLAQEEEDRHNDPYEYSDDDDLYHTSSTVNPYGTHYEPISTRGSMPPGVATTPPEYRRRSSVQHRRGRRNSAVDIKAINARLERWAEEFASKFKIHRVKGKTLEEEKLEIYHSVFQPPNGVRPITAEELDSEEAEMATRKAREGFEEVVESVRLAIELGVHPRMISQGSSGSYFARNSEGKVVGVFKPKDEEPYASRNPKWTKWIHRNLFPCFFGRACLIPNLSYVSEAAAYVLDSRLRTNMVPYTDIVWLSSKSFYYDFWDRRKAWMGKKPLPPKAGSFQVFLKGYKDANLFLREHPWPDQTNTGFRAQDAPKRKKRPWNEACRPSGIQSDDEDEGEEDEDYHARTPSPQEESRERRFYWTENLKQSFREELEKLVILDYIMRNTDRGLDNWMIKIDWKTEDVSIVAEPPKPNEHQQDDDDHLVPPRPVSVNSDKATSPSYPYRRHETMQAVSRTGTPLNSQEPQATIQIGAIDNSLSWPWKHPDAWRSFPFGWLFLPVSLIGQPFSQKTRDHFLPLLTSTAWWSGTQMALRRVFSQDDDFKESMFARQIAVMKGQAWNVVETLKQPDHGPLELTRRTRVCVWDDLVDVPVAIPLRGPSTEAQRRKIRGYDDRYDPDNEEMDIGAAMSVADQDLMGFQSPPSELPNPNRFELSRGRTSRDSVRPPTASSTDYGFSRDSADGLSPRRNGDQTWPSLPPRPGNKHQKHSSVSSARGAHVIWSSDDLEGDLGYAAAEGMEGNQRKVIVERIEAVKSKNPVFTWC from the exons ATGCCGAAAAACAATCGACCCGCGACGTCTGGTTATGCTCGTTTGGCccaagaggaagaggatagACATAACGACCCCTACGAATACTcggatgacgatgatctgTACCATACTTCCAGCACAGTTAATCCCTACGGCACACATTATGAACCGATCTCAACCCGAGGCTCGATGCCCCCAGGCGTCGCAACGACGCCGCCCGAATACCGACGGAGATCGAGCGTACAACACCGCCGAGGACGGAGGAATTCGGCCGTGGACATCAAGGCTATCAATGCACGTCTTGAGCGCTGGGCAGAGGAATTTGCCTCTAAATTCAAGATTCATCGCGTGAAAGGAAAGACactcgaggaggagaagctggagatttACCATTCGGTTTTTCAACCACCTAATGGCGTTCGACCGATCACagcggaagagctggactCGGAGGAAGCTGAGATGGCTACGCGAAAGGCTCGGGAGGGGTTTGAGGAAGTTGTGGAGAGCGTGCGGTTGGCTATCGAGCTCGGCGTTCACCCCCGAATGATCTCCCAAGGCAGCTCAGGAAGTTATTTTGCGCGCAATAGCGAAGGAAAAGTCGTTGGAGTTTTCAAACCCAAGGATGAAGAACCGTATGCATCCCGCAACCCGAAATGGACCAAATGGATACACCGAAATCTATTCCCTTGCTTTTTCGGTCGCGCATGCTTGATTCCCAACTTGTCCTATGTCTCGGAAGCTGCCGCCTATGTACTCGACTCTCGTCTTCGCACCAACATGGTGCCTTACACTGATATAGTATGGCTGTCGTCAAAGTCGTTCTACTATGATTTCTGGGATCGAAGAAAAGCTTGGATGGGCAAAAAACCGCTCCCTCCCAAAGCGGGGAGTTTTCAGGTTTTCCTTAAAGGCTACAAAGACGCTAATCTTTTCTTGAGAGAGCATCCGTGGCCAGATCAGACGAACACCGGCTTCCGTGCTCAGGACGCTCCGAAACGCAAGAAGCGCCCCTGGAATGAGGCTTGTCGACCGTCCGGGATACAAtcggacgatgaagacgagggagaagaggacgaagattaTCATGCTCGCACACCGTCTCCACAAGAGGAAAGCAGGGAGCGACGATTCTACTGGACGGAGAATCTCAAACAGTCCTTTAGGGAAGAATTGGAGAAACTGGTTATCCTGGATTATATTATGCGAAACACAGATCGTGGTTTGGATAACTGGATGATCAAAATCGACTGGAAAACAGAGGATGTCTCGATTGTGGCGGAGCCGCCAAAGCCGAACGAGCACCAGCaggatgatgacgaccaTTTGGTTCCTCCACGACCAGTTTCGGTCAACTCTGACAAGGCAACCTCTCCGTCATACCCATATCGGCGACATGAGACGATGCAAGCTGTGAGTCGTACGGGAACTCCTCTGAATTCTCAGGAGCCTCAAGCGACTATCCAGATTGGCGCCATTGACAACAGTCTGTCATGGCCCTGGAAACATCCTGATGCC TGGCGAAGCTTTCCCTTTGGCTGGCTGTTTCTACCAGTTTCCCTAATTGGACAGCCATTTTCCCAAAAGACTCGAGACCACTTTTTACCGCTTTTGACCTCGACCGCTTGGTGGAGCGGTACGCAAATGGCTTTACGGCGGGTTTTCTCACAGGATGACGACTTCAAAGAGAGTATGTTTGCGAGGCAGATCGCGGTCATGAAAGGGCAGGCGTGGAACGTGGTCGAAACATTGAAACAACCGGATCATGGTCCGCTTGAGCTCACGCGAAGAACGCGCGTCTGTGTTTGGGACGACCTGGTAGATGTTCCGGTTGCCATTCCTCTTCGAGGGCCGTCAACGGAGGCCCAGCGACGTAAGATCAGAGGTTATGATGATCGCTACGACCCAGACAATGAAGAAATGGACATAGGCGCTGCTATGTCAGTAGCTGATCAGGACTTGATGGGATTTCAATCACCACCTAGTGAATTGCCCAACCCGAACCGATTTGAGCTTTCTCGAGGTCGGACTTCTCGTGATTCTGTACGGCCTCCGACTGCCAGCTCTACCGATTATGGATTCAGCCGCGACAGTGCCGATGGCCTCAGCCCAAGGAGGAACGGAGATCAGACCTGGCCGTCACTTCCTCCCCGGCCGGGTAACAAGCATCAGAAACACAGCTCCGTGTCCAGTGCACGTGGGGCCCACGTAATCTGGAGCAGCGATGATCTGGAGGGTGACCTCGGTTATGCGGCGGCAGAGGGAATGGAAGGGAACCAGCGCAAAGTTATCGTCGAGCGAATAGAGGCTGTTAAGAGTAAAAATCCTGTTTTTACTTGGTGCTAG